Sequence from the Acidimicrobiia bacterium genome:
CTAGTTGGATGATGCACTCAATACCCAAGCCCGTAGCAGCGCTGACATGGTCTCGGCCATTGACAGGAAGTGGCACAGGGTGTACGCTGACGGAGTAAGGGAGGATCCGTGGGAGGGTTCGTCGGCCGCATCCTTCAAAGCAGACTGGTCGTTTCCCTCGGCCTCGCGTGGTCGCTCTTTGTCGTTGGATCGGTCGTAGCACCGTCCATCGCTCTTGCCTATTCCCATGGTTACGCATATCCATCGGGCTGCGACGCCGATGTCGACATCTATCGGAACCCGTATCTCGACTCCGATCCCCACAGCCTGTACGGGACCTGCTGGACTCGCCGCTACTCGCCGGGATACACCGCCGGCGGGCTCACTGCTTGGGTTCAAGCCTCCATCGACGGCGAGGGCTACTCATTGACAGTCGACGGGTACTTCGGGCCGGCGACTGAGTCGAAAGTCAAGTCCTGGCAGACAGCTCGCGGAATCACATCCGATGGCATCGTCGGCAACAACAGCTGGGTTCGAATGGACGAATGGGGAACCGTCAGGGCCTGGACCCTGGTCGGGACCTGTGGCTCCCAGGGCACACCTGGTGTCCAGTACCTCAAGAACGAACATCCAACAGACCCATTTCTCGCAATCCGGCCGTGTGCTGGAGCAGTCAATGGGGTCCCCAACGGTAGTTACTGCCTCCAAGTTGACACTTCCTGGTACTACGTGCGCGCAGACGCCACGCCTCCCGGGAGTTGGCCTGGCGACGACTGCCTGCCGATCTAGGAGGGATTCGGGCCGATGATTAGAGGTCAAGGCGAACAACCTGTGAGGAAGGGTCGGCAAGTCTCAGGGCCGATTGCCGCGGCTATGGCCATGCTGCTCATTGCCCCTGTCGTCGCGATCGGCGCGGTGAGTGCCGCCGGCGACGATCCGCCTCCGCAGACCAAGGAACTACACCTGAGTTCCAATGCCCGGGACCTGGCGTCGGTCTCCGAGGGCCTCTCCCCCAACCTGGCGCCCGACTCTGCCCCGGCCACGGCCGTCGGCCTGGAGGAGCTGACGCTGACGCCGGCCGAAGCCGCCCAAGCCTTCGGGGCCACCGACCCTGCCGCCGAGGCCCTCAGGAGGACCCGCACACCGGCGGACCAGGCACCCGCGCCCAATGAGATTCGCGCCGCACTCGCTCTGATCGAGTCGGCGCTGTCTGAGCGTGGCGCCATCGGTGGCGCGATCTTCTGGCCTGGCTGGGGGTTCGGCTACCGGGGCACGGCTCCCGGGTTTCAGACCTGGGTGGACGTCGATGTCTACCCGAGCATCGACGGTTCCCTGGAGCTCATCGCCAGACGCGAACTGGCGGCCTACTCGATGGTCGAGGAGGACCTCCCGCCGGATACACCGGCCGGCCGGGTCTGGCTGGGCGAAGGTGTCGCCTACGGTCACAACTCGGGTGACGACCCCGATGAGTGGGTCGCCCTCGAGATCGGCTCCGAGCTCTTCCTCGTTCGGGTCTTCCATTCCGGAGGCCTCGAGAACCTGATTGGCCCGGATGCCTTCCTGCCGCTCGCCCTCGACCTCGTCGAGGTGCTGAGGGAGGTCGGGATGGCCCGAGACACACTCGCCTCGTCTCCGGCGTTCCAGGCAGACCCCTTGCTCGGACAGAAGATGCTGGTGGCCCTGGTCACCGACTGCGAAGACATCTGCGGGCCCGTTTCGACCCGAGGTCCCGATCGGTAGATCGGCGACGACACGGTAAGGGTGGCGAGGATGGCACTCGGCCGCGCCGGTTGGCTGCGGGCCACCTCGTCAAGACCCTCGGGCTTGGCACTGCACCTCGGGTCAATTATCACCCGGTGCCAGAGGGTCAGCTTTCAGGCGGTGTTGACAGACCAAGCGAAGCCAAGATGCACGGCCGGGGACTTCAAGCATCCGGCTGGCCATCTTCCCAGTAACAACCGTCCGGAGGTGCGCGTTAGAGCGTTTCCTCAAAGCAAAACTGGTCTGGCGAATTCGCGGTGACCTAGCAACTTCTGCGTGCGCCTGGATCGTCCGTTCCCCAGCCCCTCCTATGCACACACCAGAGCCTCACGCGATGGAGAAGGCTCGCCCGCGATCCGGTGCCCTAAGTGTAATCGCTCTGCTCTAGCGACGCGCGCTAGGTCGAGCGCGCCGTCGAGGCGGAGACGATCGGCGGTTGGATCCGGATTGGGGGCAGGCACCTTGGCGAATGCGTGCTGACTCGGCTTCGCTGGAGAGGTCAATCGCGACGGCTTCGATCGACTGCAACCGCGGTTGCCGCGATATCTTTCAATGGCATCAACCGACGCCACACCTCATACTGGTTGCATTAGGCAATACGCGGGGCATTGCCACGAAAGGGAGAGGCCACAAGGGAGAAAGGGTACGCAAGATGTTCAGGCCCGTTGGAATCCTGACTCGGCCGTGGACTCGCTCGAGATCAGCCACGGCCCGAGTCTTGGCCGTTGCAGCGCTAGTAGGCATCGCATCGATCGCGTTTGTCGCTGCTGCTCCCCCGGCGGCGGCTTCGAACTGCCCATACCCGGGGGGGGCCGACCTCCCAGACTGTATCAACCCGAACGCTTACTGGGAGTGCGGCGGCGCGTCAACGATCAGGTCGGTTGACACCCTCATCGGGGTTCTGGAACTCAGATACAGGGGCGTCCTATGTGCGTCGGGGTGGGCGCGGATCATTACCGCAAGTTCCTTCTCGATGCTATGGACGGCTCGCGGCAATGGTGCATACACTGGCGACACTCTCGGCCTGACGTACAAGTCGGGCAACAGCAACTGGTCGGGGACACTCCACAGGCCCAGCGCAAACACCCTCAAGGCGTTCCTTTTGCGAGATATTTGGCACGCGCCGGACGCCACGGCTTGGGGATGATTGCGTAGCGGCTGAGTCGATGGGAGACAGTGGCCGTCGTTGCCTCAAAGTGCTGCTGTTTGATTGGCTCACCCAACCTCGACCCGTAGCACTCGCCAGCTCCTAGCATTAGGGAGCGTGCAGACATTGGAATCAGGTACACTATGATGTCCCGCGCTCCACGAGTGGTTGCCATGGCGTTGGCGCTATGGACGTTCACGGCCGCATGCGGCGAAGGCGCGCATCCCCCGGGACAGGCGGATGGCGTTTCGGAGGGCTTCGGGATAACGTCTGCTTACGCGGGGGTGGACGCGCTCGGCGACGCGGAGAGCATCAGTCCACTTCTCGACTTCCTCGGCGGAGGTTTCGCCACCGCTGATCATCGACTTGCCGAGGAAGAGCGGCTGGTGGCCACCTGCATGGGCGATCTGGGATGGCTCTATTACCCGATCGACCCTACCGCTGACGTCCAAAACGAACCGAGGACGGTCGGCGCCCGGCTGGAGTGGCGTAGGCAATACGGTTTTGGCCTCGCCATCGCGCCCGGCCCTGGTACGCAGCTTCAAGACACTCTGAATGCCAACAGTGCGGTGTGGGATGGACTCAGCGCTGAGGAGAGGGTCGCGTATCTTCATGATCTTGACGGCGGGGTGTCCGAGACAGATTCTCCGGACCCCGAGTCGTGTCGCGGGCGCGCGCAGGCAACGACAGGCGCTCCGATACGAGATTCCGGTGTCCTGAGGATTGTCAGCCAGGAAATCGCCGCAATTGAATCTAATCCCGAGCTAGTGGCTCAGAGGCGTGCGTGGGTGGCCTGCATGTTGGAACGGGGCTTCGACTACTCAGCAGAGGGCCTAATGGTCGTCCAACTGTCGGCGGCGATGGCGGACTCTCCGAGCGTTGATGAATTCCTCGCGCTCGAGGTCGCGGCGGCAGTGGCGGATCTCGAATGTGCGCGGGTGACGATCTGGCCAGTGCAGGTCCGCCTGGAGACGGAGATCGTGCAAAGGATCGTCGATGAGTTCCCAGAATACGCTCGGCTCGGGCAGTAGGACTGCAGCCCCTTGGCTGGCCGGTTGGGAGTCTCCCAGCATGGGCGAAAGGCGGCGGTGCCATGCGTAGGGGAACCTCGGTCTGGCTGTTGTGGCTTCTGGTGTCTGGGCTGCTGGCGGGCGGAGCCTGGTGGGCTGGTTCGCGAGTGAAGAGCCCGGCACAGGCGGCGGCTGATGCGTTGCCGGGCGAGCCTTCAGTAATCGTCGCTGAGGTGGTGTTGCGGCGGCTTTCGGACACCGTCGTTGCTTCGGGCGAGGTCGTGTCGCCGAACCCGACTGCGGTGACGGCGCCGCTACCCGACGGAGCATTGTCGGCGGTGGTGCTCTGGGTCCCTGCGGAGGGGGACGAGATCGCAGAGGGTTCGGTGGTGGCGGTGGTGTCGGGAAGGCCGGTGATCGTGCTGGGTGGAGAATTCCCGTTGTACCGGGACCTTGAGCGCGGCATGGAGGGCCCCGATGTGTCCCTGATCCAAGAGGCGCTGATACGTCTCGGCTATCTGGATGCGGAGGCGGACGGCGTCTTCGGGCGTGACACAGAGATTGCAGTCGCCGCGTTGTATGAGCATCTTGGATTCGATCCATCGCCGCCCCCGGGGGCCGGCGGGGATGGGATGCCGTCTTCGAAGGCGCCGAAGCTCCGGATGTTGATCGACGAGATAGTGATCGTCGAGGGGTTGCCGGCGATTGCCGCGGCCATCGAGACGGGCAGAGGACAACGCGTGGACCCCAGTAGCATCTTGGTGAGGCTGGTGCGAGGTGAGCCGCTGGTATCGGTAACGGTGAGGGGGGCGCCGTCGAATTCGGT
This genomic interval carries:
- a CDS encoding peptidoglycan-binding domain-containing protein → MAVVSGRPVIVLGGEFPLYRDLERGMEGPDVSLIQEALIRLGYLDAEADGVFGRDTEIAVAALYEHLGFDPSPPPGAGGDGMPSSKAPKLRMLIDEIVIVEGLPAIAAAIETGRGQRVDPSSILVRLVRGEPLVSVTVRGAPSNSVVPGSLARVLVDAAGLETVGEVVSVGEQQADLGEGISREVILAVRGLEARHVGMLARAVLTTAETEDEVLAAPVASVFTDASGVSNIILVIEGVEVSIPVTPGRVIGGFVELVDPDERIEPGLPVVVGWR
- a CDS encoding peptidoglycan-binding domain-containing protein, with protein sequence MGGFVGRILQSRLVVSLGLAWSLFVVGSVVAPSIALAYSHGYAYPSGCDADVDIYRNPYLDSDPHSLYGTCWTRRYSPGYTAGGLTAWVQASIDGEGYSLTVDGYFGPATESKVKSWQTARGITSDGIVGNNSWVRMDEWGTVRAWTLVGTCGSQGTPGVQYLKNEHPTDPFLAIRPCAGAVNGVPNGSYCLQVDTSWYYVRADATPPGSWPGDDCLPI